A genomic stretch from Achromobacter spanius includes:
- a CDS encoding tripartite tricarboxylate transporter substrate binding protein, with protein MFFSRKSTARAILSVAGLCAALPAWAWPDHPIELIVGFAPGGGTDLTARALAVFLEKELGTTVVVQNKPGASSAIALAYVARAKPDGYTLAMTNMPGLVSLPIERKAGFTRDDFTYLANLVRDPSAFSVASNSPYQTLEALIAAAKEKPDTISYGSTGVGTDDHLALVLFQAQTGTKLNHVPYNGAGPLRTAVLGGHTVVGGLNLGEVMPYHGKNMRVLAQASEKRSPLGPDVPTFKELGVNLVFASERGIVAPKGLPADVSEKLRKALGKVAANPDFQAQMKQQFTEMDYVDGPQWQERLKGDDARLREIWAQTPWVE; from the coding sequence ATGTTTTTTTCACGCAAGAGCACCGCGCGCGCGATCCTTTCCGTTGCTGGCCTGTGCGCCGCGTTGCCCGCCTGGGCATGGCCCGACCACCCGATCGAATTGATTGTGGGTTTTGCGCCTGGCGGCGGCACGGACCTCACTGCCCGTGCGCTGGCGGTCTTTCTGGAAAAGGAGTTGGGCACCACCGTGGTGGTGCAGAACAAGCCGGGCGCGTCCAGCGCCATTGCCCTGGCCTACGTGGCGCGCGCCAAGCCGGACGGCTACACGCTGGCCATGACGAACATGCCTGGGCTGGTGTCCTTGCCCATCGAGCGCAAGGCAGGCTTCACCCGTGACGACTTCACCTACCTGGCCAATCTGGTGCGCGACCCCAGCGCCTTCAGCGTGGCCAGCAACAGCCCCTATCAAACGCTGGAAGCCCTGATCGCCGCCGCCAAGGAAAAGCCCGACACGATCAGCTATGGGTCCACCGGCGTCGGCACCGACGACCATCTGGCGCTGGTCCTGTTCCAGGCCCAGACCGGCACCAAGCTGAACCACGTGCCCTACAACGGCGCGGGTCCCCTGCGCACTGCGGTACTGGGTGGTCATACCGTCGTCGGCGGTCTGAACCTGGGTGAAGTCATGCCCTATCACGGCAAGAACATGCGGGTGCTGGCGCAAGCCAGCGAAAAGCGCTCGCCCTTGGGCCCAGACGTGCCCACTTTCAAGGAACTGGGCGTGAACCTGGTGTTTGCATCGGAACGCGGAATCGTCGCGCCCAAGGGACTGCCGGCCGATGTGTCCGAAAAATTGCGCAAGGCGTTGGGCAAGGTTGCGGCCAATCCGGACTTCCAGGCCCAGATGAAACAGCAGTTCACCGAGATGGATTACGTGGACGGCCCGCAGTGGCAGGAACGCCTGAAGGGTGACGACGCCCGCCTGCGTGAGATCTGGGCGCAAACGCCCTGGGTCGAATAA
- a CDS encoding FAD-binding oxidoreductase has product MTHAALLAELAACIGDAHVLTGAAAEPYLTDWRQAFTGRALAVLRPANSSEVAQVVRLCAAAGVAIVPQGGNTGQVAAATPDTSASAVVLSLLRMNRVRAVDLDNDTITVEAGCVLQTVQEAATNAGRLFPLSLGAQGSCTIGGNLSTNAGGTQVLRYGNARELALGLEVVTPQGEIWHGLRGLRKDNTGYDLRDLYIGSEGTLGIITAAVLKLFPLPRAQCTALVAVSGLAQAVQLLQRARAGFGAGLTAFEVMSLACMSDVTRAFPQQRLPFADLPEDAWCALLEVSDHSDGPHAATRLEAVLAGALESGVALDAVVAVSGAQSAAFWHLRESITLALARAKACVKHDISLPVSLIPEFVRATDQALATAFPGVALRVFGHLGDGNLHYNLLPPTGASNADIQRLVHDRVHEAGGSISAEQGIGQCRVEDLQRYKSALELDLMRRIKLALDPQGLMNPGKVLPASGSLRVP; this is encoded by the coding sequence ATGACGCATGCCGCATTGCTGGCGGAGCTTGCCGCCTGCATCGGGGATGCGCACGTGCTCACGGGCGCCGCCGCCGAGCCCTATCTGACCGACTGGCGCCAAGCCTTCACCGGCCGCGCGCTGGCCGTGCTGCGCCCCGCCAATAGCAGCGAGGTGGCTCAGGTGGTGCGCCTGTGCGCCGCCGCCGGCGTGGCGATCGTGCCGCAGGGCGGGAACACCGGCCAGGTGGCCGCCGCCACACCCGATACCAGCGCGTCGGCCGTGGTGCTCTCGCTGCTGCGCATGAACCGCGTGCGCGCCGTCGACCTGGATAACGACACCATCACGGTCGAAGCCGGCTGCGTGCTGCAAACCGTGCAGGAGGCGGCGACCAACGCTGGCCGGCTTTTTCCGTTGTCCCTGGGCGCGCAGGGAAGCTGCACCATCGGCGGCAACCTGTCCACCAATGCCGGCGGCACACAAGTGCTGCGCTACGGCAACGCCCGCGAACTGGCGCTGGGCCTGGAGGTGGTCACGCCGCAAGGCGAGATCTGGCACGGGTTGCGCGGCCTGCGCAAGGACAACACCGGGTACGACCTGCGCGACCTCTACATTGGCAGTGAAGGCACGCTGGGCATCATTACCGCAGCCGTCCTCAAGCTCTTCCCCCTGCCCCGCGCGCAATGCACGGCTTTGGTCGCTGTGTCGGGGCTGGCGCAAGCGGTGCAGTTGCTGCAACGTGCCCGCGCGGGTTTTGGTGCAGGCCTGACCGCGTTCGAAGTCATGTCGCTTGCTTGCATGAGCGATGTGACTCGGGCCTTCCCGCAGCAACGCCTTCCTTTCGCGGATCTGCCCGAAGACGCCTGGTGCGCCTTGCTTGAGGTGTCAGACCACAGCGACGGGCCGCATGCGGCAACGCGGCTGGAAGCTGTGCTGGCGGGCGCCTTGGAATCAGGCGTAGCCCTGGACGCCGTGGTCGCGGTGTCCGGCGCGCAAAGCGCTGCCTTCTGGCATTTGCGCGAAAGCATCACCTTGGCATTGGCGCGGGCCAAGGCTTGCGTCAAACATGACATTTCACTGCCTGTCTCGCTCATCCCCGAATTTGTGCGGGCCACCGACCAGGCGCTTGCCACCGCCTTTCCCGGCGTGGCGTTGCGCGTGTTCGGACACCTGGGCGACGGCAACCTGCACTACAACCTGCTGCCGCCCACGGGCGCATCGAACGCAGACATCCAGCGGCTGGTGCACGACAGGGTCCACGAAGCCGGCGGATCCATCAGCGCCGAACAAGGCATCGGCCAATGCCGCGTAGAGGATCTGCAGCGCTACAAGAGCGCGCTGGAGCTGGACCTGATGCGGCGCATCAAGCTTGCCCTGGATCCCCAGGGGCTCATGAACCCCGGCAAGGTGCTGCCGGCAAGCGGCTCGCTTCGCGTTCCCTAG
- a CDS encoding 2-hydroxyacid dehydrogenase has protein sequence MTTSYDVVQVASLGTEFDQRLAARYRVLQTWHDPRGLTAFGDALHDARVAVTSVRHGFTQAMFDALPALQAVCSWGVGHDTLDLRAAAARGIGVSVTPDVLDDCVADLAWALLLSTARRTAIGDRYVKTGQWRALGQFPITTKVSGKRLGILGLGRIGEAIARRAAGFDMDVRYHNRAPRPGAPYGYEASLVALAEWADFLVVACVGGAATRHLVDMPVIRALGPQGILVNIARGSVVDQAAALAALRSGELGGAGLDVLEQEPTPATEFAGLDQVSLMPHVGSATRETRAAMAELVLNNVNAFMQTGRLVTPVASREMQT, from the coding sequence GTGACCACCTCCTATGACGTCGTGCAGGTGGCTTCGTTAGGCACTGAGTTCGACCAACGCCTGGCGGCCCGCTACCGGGTGCTGCAAACCTGGCATGACCCGCGCGGCCTGACCGCATTTGGCGATGCGCTGCATGACGCGCGCGTCGCCGTGACCTCGGTGCGCCATGGATTCACGCAAGCCATGTTCGATGCACTGCCCGCCTTGCAGGCGGTGTGTAGCTGGGGCGTGGGTCATGACACGCTGGATTTACGGGCCGCCGCCGCGCGCGGCATCGGCGTCAGCGTCACGCCTGACGTGCTGGACGATTGCGTGGCCGACCTGGCCTGGGCCCTGCTGCTTTCCACCGCGCGCCGAACAGCCATCGGCGACCGATACGTGAAAACGGGTCAGTGGCGCGCGCTGGGGCAGTTCCCGATAACGACCAAGGTGTCGGGCAAGCGCCTGGGCATTCTTGGGCTGGGTCGCATCGGCGAAGCCATTGCCCGACGGGCTGCCGGCTTCGACATGGACGTGCGTTATCACAACCGCGCGCCTCGGCCCGGGGCACCCTATGGCTACGAGGCCTCGCTGGTGGCGTTGGCCGAGTGGGCGGATTTTCTGGTGGTCGCGTGCGTGGGCGGCGCCGCCACGCGGCACCTCGTGGATATGCCGGTCATCCGCGCGCTGGGGCCGCAAGGCATCCTGGTCAATATCGCCCGAGGCAGCGTGGTGGATCAGGCCGCCGCGCTGGCTGCCCTGCGTTCGGGCGAACTGGGCGGGGCCGGGCTGGATGTGCTGGAGCAGGAACCCACGCCGGCCACGGAATTCGCAGGCCTGGATCAGGTGTCACTCATGCCGCACGTGGGCAGCGCCACGCGCGAAACCCGGGCCGCGATGGCGGAACTGGTGCTGAACAACGTCAACGCATTCATGCAGACCGGCCGCCTGGTCACGCCGGTAGCCTCACGAGAGATGCAGACATGA
- a CDS encoding RraA family protein → MSDIEQDLLARCATIGTSTWADAMDALGIAGVVQGIARRGGQGRIAGFAVTARHVWGGLGDFDRADFAVGRLVAATGPGRVLMVDAGGTCISTFGGIASLAASRRQATAVVIDGACRDVDEIQATGLWLASRHITPLTGKTRLRLQAMGEPVTIGQVRVAEGDLVVGDDTGLVVVPRERLEAVLAAAQEALAVDERVEQGIRDGLSFADAAAAANYIPARAGDSV, encoded by the coding sequence ATGAGCGACATCGAACAAGACCTGTTGGCGCGCTGCGCCACCATCGGGACCAGCACCTGGGCAGACGCCATGGACGCGCTGGGCATCGCGGGCGTGGTGCAAGGCATTGCGCGCCGCGGCGGCCAAGGACGCATTGCCGGCTTTGCCGTCACCGCACGGCATGTTTGGGGCGGGCTGGGTGACTTCGACCGCGCCGACTTCGCCGTGGGGCGGCTGGTTGCCGCCACGGGTCCGGGCCGCGTGCTGATGGTGGATGCGGGCGGGACCTGCATTTCCACCTTTGGCGGCATCGCGTCCCTGGCGGCGTCCCGGCGCCAGGCCACGGCCGTAGTCATCGACGGCGCTTGCCGCGACGTTGACGAAATCCAGGCGACCGGGTTGTGGCTTGCCAGCCGCCACATCACGCCCTTGACGGGCAAGACGCGCTTGCGCCTGCAAGCCATGGGCGAGCCGGTAACCATCGGCCAAGTGCGGGTCGCCGAGGGCGACCTGGTGGTTGGTGACGACACGGGCCTGGTGGTGGTGCCGCGCGAGCGCCTTGAAGCGGTGCTGGCCGCCGCGCAAGAAGCCCTGGCGGTGGATGAGCGCGTAGAGCAAGGCATCCGCGACGGCCTGTCGTTCGCCGACGCCGCCGCGGCGGCCAACTACATCCCCGCACGCGCCGGAGACAGCGTGTGA
- a CDS encoding tripartite tricarboxylate transporter substrate binding protein — translation MKKRHCIAGAFLAWGMALGAGAALAEGYPDKPVTLVVPYPPGGATDVIARLIAEKLPSAWGQQVIINNRPGAGTTVAAESVARSAGDGYTLYMTTAAHTISASLYKKLNYDPLKDFAPLTLTSTIPLVLVTAPSLPVKNLDELIAYAKASPQGLSMASTGNGTPQHLTGELFKARAGLNLVHVPYRGDAPMITDLIGGQVQMAFVTLSAALPHIQSGKLKAIALAHPRRVEAIAQVPTMTEAGMKNFNAATWFGLFAPSSMPAELREKIYHDVAKIVATPEMTKKLQDMGGDVNNSSPQQFQAFINDEAQRWAEGVKLSGAQID, via the coding sequence ATGAAGAAGCGACATTGCATCGCTGGCGCCTTTCTTGCGTGGGGCATGGCCCTGGGCGCTGGCGCGGCGCTTGCCGAAGGCTATCCTGACAAACCCGTGACGCTGGTGGTGCCGTATCCGCCGGGCGGCGCCACCGACGTCATCGCGCGGCTGATTGCCGAAAAACTGCCGTCGGCCTGGGGCCAGCAGGTCATCATCAACAACCGCCCCGGCGCCGGCACCACGGTGGCGGCCGAGTCGGTGGCGCGGTCGGCCGGCGACGGCTACACGCTCTACATGACGACAGCGGCGCACACGATCAGTGCCAGCCTGTACAAGAAACTCAATTACGACCCCCTGAAGGATTTCGCGCCGCTGACGCTGACCTCCACCATTCCGCTGGTGCTGGTGACGGCGCCGTCCTTGCCGGTCAAGAATCTGGACGAACTCATCGCCTACGCCAAGGCCTCGCCCCAGGGCCTGAGCATGGCCTCCACCGGCAACGGCACCCCCCAGCACCTGACCGGCGAGCTGTTCAAGGCACGCGCCGGCCTGAATCTGGTTCACGTGCCGTACCGGGGCGATGCGCCCATGATCACCGACCTGATCGGTGGTCAGGTGCAGATGGCCTTCGTCACCCTGTCGGCCGCGTTGCCGCATATCCAGTCGGGCAAGCTCAAGGCGATTGCCCTGGCGCATCCGCGCCGCGTCGAAGCCATTGCGCAGGTGCCCACGATGACCGAGGCCGGGATGAAGAACTTTAACGCCGCCACCTGGTTCGGCTTGTTCGCACCGTCCAGCATGCCCGCCGAGCTGCGCGAAAAGATCTACCACGACGTCGCCAAGATCGTCGCCACCCCCGAGATGACCAAGAAGCTGCAAGACATGGGCGGCGACGTGAACAACAGTTCGCCCCAGCAGTTCCAGGCCTTCATCAATGACGAAGCACAACGCTGGGCCGAGGGCGTGAAGCTCTCTGGCGCGCAGATCGACTGA
- a CDS encoding NAD-dependent epimerase/dehydratase family protein, producing MTTEKKSAALSLADSRILIAGAASLVGSHTADALLAAGAKEVILLDNFAFGTPEAIAHLQDNPRVKVVRGDLMRLPDLLAATEGVDGVLHLAAYMTLGFSQTPWQAVDVNVRGAQNMLEACRANKVRKIVFASSNAVYGYGTGIAGALVENGPFHSEGAPPAAILYGASKIMGEQLCRQYYQKSGLDYVVLRYSTVYGERQHYRAANSLYIMETYDRVRKGERPVLPGDGTDTKHFVHVSDVARANVAAFQSTATDVAVNVSGPAPITTGELVRLVLDYCKSDLQPEIKPDPPGTVRLTSGGAFHIPHDLAGQRIGWQPKVGMAEGVARLLAWREAQEAG from the coding sequence ATGACAACTGAAAAGAAAAGCGCGGCGCTGTCTCTGGCCGATTCCCGCATCCTGATCGCTGGCGCCGCCAGCCTGGTGGGCTCGCACACCGCCGACGCCTTGCTCGCCGCCGGCGCGAAAGAAGTGATACTGCTGGACAATTTTGCATTCGGCACGCCCGAGGCCATTGCCCACCTGCAGGACAACCCCCGCGTGAAAGTGGTTCGCGGCGACCTGATGCGCCTGCCGGACCTGCTTGCTGCGACCGAGGGCGTGGACGGCGTACTGCACCTGGCCGCCTACATGACACTGGGCTTTTCCCAGACGCCATGGCAGGCGGTGGACGTCAATGTCCGCGGCGCGCAGAACATGCTGGAAGCCTGCCGCGCCAACAAGGTGCGGAAAATCGTCTTCGCCTCATCCAACGCGGTCTATGGCTATGGCACCGGCATCGCCGGCGCGCTGGTCGAGAACGGCCCCTTCCATTCCGAAGGCGCGCCGCCAGCCGCCATCCTGTATGGCGCGTCCAAGATCATGGGCGAGCAGCTTTGCCGCCAGTACTACCAGAAGTCCGGGCTGGACTACGTGGTGCTGCGCTACTCCACCGTCTACGGCGAACGCCAGCACTACCGCGCCGCCAACTCGCTGTACATCATGGAAACCTACGACCGTGTGCGCAAAGGCGAGCGGCCCGTACTGCCGGGCGACGGCACCGACACCAAGCACTTTGTACACGTCTCCGATGTGGCGCGCGCCAACGTCGCGGCGTTCCAGAGCACGGCGACCGACGTGGCGGTGAACGTGTCGGGTCCCGCGCCCATCACCACCGGCGAACTGGTGCGCTTGGTGCTCGACTACTGCAAGAGCGATCTACAACCCGAGATCAAACCCGACCCGCCCGGCACCGTGCGCCTGACCTCGGGTGGCGCGTTCCATATTCCCCACGACCTGGCTGGCCAGCGCATCGGCTGGCAGCCGAAGGTCGGCATGGCTGAAGGCGTGGCCCGGCTGCTCGCCTGGCGCGAAGCGCAAGAAGCCGGCTGA
- a CDS encoding aldehyde dehydrogenase, with product MDASSSKPFRLGANWRQSQDGDAVITSINPADGSIAGIVTRASAQDVDAAVAIAWDAFHNKPWRKLRPDQRAATLYEIGRRLAAEREPLARLQMQDSGKPWKECLNMVDSAAGHFRYYAAVCETWQNEMTSPRGEYFSMALAEPFGVVAAITPWNSPIMNEAQKAAPALAAGNAVLLKPSEETPQLALELARICGEAGLPEGLLTVLPGHGEDVGAALVKHPGVRMVSFTGGTDTGRAIGGIAGQRLIPVGLELGGKSPHIVFDDADLDRAVAGVVSGIFGSAGQSCVAGSRLFVQKSIYPRFMEALVERTRQVRVGLPDDPATQMGPLVSRAHRDKVAGYVDIGRAEGGRVLVGGEPPTQVELANGWFYLPTVIDGLGNQARVCQEEIFGPVLVALPFDDETDVVHQANDTAFGLAAGMWTGDYARAWRVAREIEAGSIWINTYKQSHIATPFGGFKASGIGREKGLHGLRLYSQVKSLYWGMHEKPMGL from the coding sequence ATGGACGCATCAAGCAGCAAGCCCTTCCGGCTGGGCGCCAACTGGCGCCAAAGCCAAGACGGCGACGCCGTCATCACCTCCATCAACCCGGCCGACGGCAGCATAGCCGGCATCGTCACGCGCGCATCGGCGCAGGACGTGGACGCGGCCGTGGCCATTGCCTGGGACGCTTTCCACAATAAGCCCTGGCGCAAGCTGCGCCCGGACCAGCGCGCCGCCACCTTGTACGAAATCGGCCGGCGCCTTGCCGCCGAGCGCGAACCCTTGGCGCGGCTGCAGATGCAAGACAGCGGCAAGCCCTGGAAAGAATGCCTGAACATGGTCGACAGCGCGGCCGGCCATTTCCGCTACTACGCGGCCGTATGCGAAACCTGGCAGAACGAAATGACCTCGCCGCGCGGCGAGTACTTTTCCATGGCGCTGGCTGAGCCCTTTGGGGTGGTTGCCGCGATTACGCCGTGGAACTCGCCCATCATGAACGAGGCGCAGAAAGCCGCGCCAGCCCTTGCTGCCGGCAATGCCGTGTTGCTCAAGCCTTCCGAGGAAACGCCGCAGTTGGCCCTGGAACTGGCGCGCATCTGCGGCGAAGCCGGGCTGCCAGAAGGCCTGCTGACCGTGCTGCCCGGGCATGGCGAAGACGTGGGCGCGGCGCTGGTCAAACACCCCGGCGTGCGCATGGTGTCGTTCACCGGCGGCACTGACACCGGACGCGCCATTGGCGGTATCGCGGGCCAGCGCCTGATTCCGGTTGGGCTGGAACTGGGCGGCAAGTCACCCCACATTGTGTTCGACGATGCCGACCTGGACCGCGCCGTGGCGGGCGTGGTCTCGGGCATCTTCGGTTCGGCGGGCCAGAGCTGCGTTGCGGGCTCGCGCCTGTTCGTGCAGAAATCCATCTACCCGCGCTTCATGGAAGCCTTGGTGGAACGCACGCGGCAAGTGCGCGTCGGGCTGCCGGACGACCCGGCCACGCAGATGGGGCCGCTGGTGTCTCGCGCGCATCGCGACAAGGTCGCGGGTTATGTGGATATCGGCCGCGCCGAAGGTGGCCGCGTGCTGGTGGGCGGCGAGCCGCCCACGCAGGTGGAACTGGCCAATGGCTGGTTCTATCTGCCCACGGTCATAGACGGGCTGGGCAACCAGGCCCGCGTGTGCCAGGAAGAGATTTTCGGCCCCGTGCTGGTGGCGCTGCCCTTTGACGACGAGACCGACGTTGTCCACCAGGCCAACGACACCGCCTTCGGCCTGGCCGCCGGCATGTGGACGGGCGACTATGCCCGCGCCTGGCGCGTGGCCCGCGAGATCGAGGCCGGCTCTATCTGGATCAACACCTACAAGCAATCGCATATTGCCACACCCTTCGGCGGCTTCAAGGCCAGCGGCATCGGGCGCGAAAAGGGCCTGCACGGCCTGCGCCTGTACAGCCAGGTCAAGAGCCTGTACTGGGGCATGCATGAAAAACCCATGGGACTTTGA
- a CDS encoding LysR family transcriptional regulator, which produces MAINIKYRPLKAFLLAVDSGSFTHAANQLGVTQPSFTALIQDLEEVLGLRLFERTTRNISLTSAGQDFHSRVQRPIADLEEAYRSLADLAAVRRGNVALGALPSTALTLLPAAVGALRLAHPALKVRVVEAHNDELLAMLRTNQIEFAVAAQADPASDLSFTPLGEDCFCAVYPAGHPLGDVKGTLHWRDVLRYDLILLSQGSNARQQFDRAVRDEVDAPATALRYDVTNMGTAAGMVRQGLGVSVLPRLALPELNLSGLRCAPLGDASARRYIGLLHRRDRSLSPAAQALVAQLENVMAGVLPSLLPLPPLGKPR; this is translated from the coding sequence ATGGCTATCAATATCAAATACCGTCCCCTCAAGGCGTTTCTGCTGGCGGTCGACAGCGGTTCGTTTACGCATGCCGCTAACCAGTTGGGTGTGACGCAGCCCTCGTTCACCGCGCTGATCCAGGACCTGGAAGAAGTCCTGGGGCTGCGCTTGTTCGAGCGCACCACCCGCAACATCAGCCTGACCAGCGCCGGGCAGGATTTTCATTCGCGCGTGCAACGCCCCATCGCCGACCTGGAAGAGGCCTACCGCAGCCTTGCCGATTTGGCCGCGGTGCGGCGCGGCAATGTCGCCTTGGGGGCGCTGCCGTCCACCGCGCTGACGCTGCTGCCGGCGGCGGTCGGCGCGCTGCGCCTGGCGCATCCGGCGTTGAAGGTGCGCGTGGTGGAGGCGCACAACGACGAACTGCTGGCCATGCTGCGCACCAACCAGATTGAATTCGCGGTGGCCGCCCAGGCCGATCCGGCTTCCGACCTGAGCTTCACGCCGTTGGGCGAGGACTGCTTTTGCGCGGTTTATCCGGCGGGGCATCCGCTGGGTGATGTCAAAGGGACGCTGCATTGGCGTGACGTGCTGCGATACGACCTGATCTTGTTATCGCAAGGGTCCAATGCTCGCCAGCAGTTTGACCGCGCCGTGCGCGACGAAGTAGACGCGCCCGCCACCGCGCTGCGTTACGACGTAACCAACATGGGCACGGCGGCCGGCATGGTGCGGCAGGGCTTGGGCGTGAGCGTACTGCCCCGTCTGGCGTTGCCAGAGCTGAACCTGTCCGGCTTGCGCTGCGCGCCATTGGGCGATGCTTCGGCACGCCGCTACATTGGTTTGCTGCACCGGCGTGACCGCTCGCTGTCGCCTGCCGCGCAGGCCTTGGTGGCGCAGTTGGAAAACGTCATGGCAGGGGTCCTGCCCAGCCTGCTGCCCTTGCCACCGCTAGGGAAACCGCGTTGA
- a CDS encoding general secretion pathway protein GspC: MPLSLRPSLPSAPAALRVIAVLTLAAGVGVWGSILLAPRPGALPPAVSAALPRAADNTPVALWFGKDEVMRTQISVLGLIAAGPDGAAVLSVDGGPPLAWRTGAEVAPGIVLRDITVDAVTVEQGGRMNRLATPAALEAPAGIAKVK, encoded by the coding sequence ATGCCTCTTTCCTTGCGCCCTTCCCTGCCTTCCGCGCCCGCCGCGCTGCGTGTTATTGCTGTGCTGACGTTGGCGGCAGGCGTGGGCGTGTGGGGGTCGATCCTGCTGGCCCCGCGTCCAGGCGCGCTGCCGCCCGCCGTATCGGCGGCCCTGCCGCGCGCGGCCGACAACACGCCGGTGGCGTTATGGTTTGGCAAGGATGAAGTGATGCGCACGCAGATCAGCGTGCTGGGCCTGATCGCGGCCGGCCCGGATGGCGCGGCGGTGCTCAGCGTGGACGGTGGCCCGCCCTTGGCATGGCGAACCGGCGCCGAGGTGGCGCCAGGCATCGTGCTGCGTGATATCACGGTAGACGCCGTGACGGTGGAACAAGGGGGAAGAATGAACCGATTGGCAACGCCCGCCGCGCTGGAGGCGCCGGCGGGCATTGCCAAGGTGAAATGA